Proteins from a genomic interval of Neovison vison isolate M4711 chromosome 4, ASM_NN_V1, whole genome shotgun sequence:
- the ANKRD46 gene encoding ankyrin repeat domain-containing protein 46 gives MSYVFVNDSSQTNVPLLQACIDGDFNYSKRLLESGFDPNIRDSRGRTGLHLAAARGNVDICQLLHKFGADLLATDYQGNTALHLCGHVDTIQFLVSNGLKIDICNHQGATPLVLAKRRGVNKDVIRLLESLEEQEVKGFNRGTHSKLETMQTAESESAMESHSLLNPNLQQGEGVLSSFRTTWQEFVEDLGFWRVLLLIFVIALLSLGIAYYVSGVLPFVENQPELVH, from the exons atgtcctACGTTTTTGTAAATGATTCGTCTCAGACTAATGTGCCCTTGCTACAAGCCTGTATTGATGGAGACTTTAACTATTCCAAGCGGCTTTTGGAAAGTGGCTTTGACCCAAATATTCGTGACAGCAGGGGCAGAACCGGCCTTCACCTCgcagcagccagagggaatgTAGACATCTGCCAGCTGTTGCATAAATTTGGTGCTGATCTTCTGGCCACAGATTATCAAGGAAACACAGCTCTTCATCTCTGTGGCCATGTGGATACTATTCAATTCTTAGTTTCCAATGGACTCAAAATTGATATTTG taatcatcAAGGTGCTACACCCTTGGTTCTGGCAAAGCGCAGAGGAGTGAATAAAGATGTCATTCGATTGCTGGAATCTTTGGAAGAACAAGAGGTAAAAGGATTTAACAGAGGAACTCACTCAAAACTGGAGACCATGCAGACAGCTGAGAGTGAAAG TGCCATGGAAAGCCATTCTCTCCTCAATCCCAACCTGCAGCAAGGGGAAGGAGTCCTGTCCAGCTTCCGAACCACATGGCAGGAATTTGTCGAGGACCTGGGCTTCTGGAGGGTGTTGCTCTTGATCTTTGTCATTGCTTTGCTATCTCTTGGCATTGCATACTATGTGAGCGGGGTGCTCCCCTTTGTGGAGAACCAGCCGGAACTGGTGCATTAA